One stretch of Anolis carolinensis isolate JA03-04 chromosome 3, rAnoCar3.1.pri, whole genome shotgun sequence DNA includes these proteins:
- the c3h11orf42 gene encoding uncharacterized protein C11orf42 homolog encodes MDPSSGTQALDVGEADANWELIRDKVIEERFGPTVIPVPFLAEASCYDLLTVLVKRPPPRGPAALPLPLLLRHRRPRCLVPVGPLEGLLRGGPAPALCHGTREYSARVRGESRYEETRLVAGVLRHIRLTMSGVHKKVAFLALRPGTVALRTELPWLRTQRSLFVIYEVFYCGRLCLSVTQGQTHRAFLLERPLPVAFSCLKFALGPKGLLGPQKPVGHVLPARAAWLHTAVLETPKALNADPAADPKAPAPGVEGPLVKEKAVAAGHKRWRSLQRPLRPLTGKWPFRQPRPRLGPTTGSLSDPERLSMSLPLLQSAAGEESDPED; translated from the exons ATGGACCCTAGTAGCGGCACCCAGGCCCTGGACGTTGGGGAGGCCGACGCCAACTGGGAGCTGATCCGGGACAAG GTGATTGAGGAGCGCTTTGGCCCCACGGTCATCCCGGTGCCCTTCCTGGCGGAGGCCTCCTGCTACGACCTGCTGACGGTGCTGGTCAAGAGGCCCCCCCCTCGGGGCCCAGCCGCCCTCccgctgccgctgctgctgcGCCACCGCCGCCCACGCTGCCTGGTGCCGGTGGGGCCCCTGGAGGGTTTGCTGCGGGGGGGCCCGGCCCCGGCCCTGTGCCACGGCACCCGCGAGTACAGCGCCCGCGTGCGGGGGGAGTCCCGCTACGAGGAGACGCGCCTGGTGGCCGGGGTCCTGCGGCACATCCGCCTGACCATGTCCGGGGTCCACAAGAAAGTGGCCTTCCTGGCCCTGCGCCCGGGGACCGTGGCCCTGCGGACGGAGCTGCCCTGGCTGCGCACACAGAGGAGCCTCTTCGTCATCTATGAG GTCTTCTACTGCGGCCGCCTCTGCCTGTCGGTCACCCAGGGCCAGACCCACCGCGCCTTCCTGCTCGAGCGCCCGCTCCCCGTGGCCTTCTCCTGCCTCAAGTTCGCCCTGGGCCCCAAGGGGCTGCTGGGCCCACAGAAGCCCGTGGGGCACGTCCTGCCCGCCCGGGCCGCCTGGCTCCACACCGCCGTCCTGGAGACCCCCAAGGCCCTCAACGCCGACCCCGCCGCCGACCCCAAGGCCCCGGCCCCTGGCGTGGAGGGACCGCTGGTCAAGGAGAAGGCCGTGGCCGCCGGACACAAGCGGTGGAGGTCCCTGCAGAGGCCCCTGCGGCCCCTGACCG GGAAGTGGCCCTTCCGGCAGCCCCGGCCCCGGCTGGGCCCCACCACCGGCAGCCTGTCGGACCCCGAGAGACTCTCCATGTCGCTGCCCCTCCTGCAGAGCGCGGCGGGCGAAGAGAGCGACCCCGAAGACTGA